The sequence below is a genomic window from Streptococcus pantholopis.
CCTATAAAGCTTCCATCTGCACTTTTTACCCAAGCAAGGCCCTTGGCTCCAAACTGCTTAGCAAAGCCTGTCAGCTTGTCAATATCTTTACGGGAATACTGATCTGCCTTATCTCTGACAACAATCGCCTTGATGGCAGGGGCTTCTGAGAATACTTTGAAATCAAGGCCTTTAACAAGTTCTGTCACGTCTTGTAAAAGCATATCAAAGCGTGTATCCGGCTTATCAGAGCCATATTGATTCATAGCGTCATCATAAGTCATACGCGGAAAGGGCAGCGCCACATCAATCCCCTTGACATCTTTCATGACTTTAGCAATCATTCCTTCAGTAATCTCCTGAATTTCCTCTTCAGTCAAAAATGATGTCTCTAAGTCCACCTGCGTAAACTCAGGCTGACGGTCCCCACGGAGATCCTCATCGCGGAAGCATTTGACAATTTGATAATAACGGTCAAAACCAGCATTCATCAGCAATTGTTTGATAATTTGCGGACTTTGCGGCAAAGCGTAGAAATGTCCCTGACTGACACGGCTCGGCACCAAGTAATCCCGTGCCCCCTCAGGCGTTGACCTTGTCAGCATCGGCGTCTCAACATCAAGAAATTCAAGACTGTCCAGATAATTCCTTATAGAATGTGTCACCCTTGCCCGCAGCTTAAAATTTTCCAGCATTTCAGGACGACGAAGGTCAAGATAGCGATAGCGCAGACGGTTATCATCGCTCACATCCACACCATCCTTGATTTCAAACGGTGTTGTTCGAGCTTCACTGAGGATGGTAAGAGCTTCTACCTTCAGTTCAACAGAGCCTGTCGGCAGATTGTCATTCGTCTGTTCCCGCGCTTCAACAGTACCAGTCACTTCAATGACAAATTCACTGCGGAGTTTTTCGGCTTCTGCAACCACTGCAGCAGGAGCTTCTTTAGGATTGACAACCAGCTGCATAAGGCCTTCACGGTCCCGCAGATCAATAAAAATCAGTCCTCCCAAATCGCGGCGGCGGTTAACCCAGCCTTTTAGGGTGATTTGACGGCCAATGTGCTTACTGCGAACACGGCCTGCATACATCGAACGTTCCATAGTTAATATCCCAGAGCGAACTTAACTGACCGACTTGTCAGAGCTCCATTCCTTTCATCGCTACATTTTTCACTTCTACTATTATAGCAGAATGCAGACAAAAACCCCACCCATGCAGGGGAGTTTTTTAAGTTTTTTGACAGTGGCAGGCTTAACTTTTCTCTTTCTGCAGCCGCAGCTTCTTTGAAAGCACCTGCCGCAGTTCCTCTTTATTATTCAAGATAGTGTTCAAGCGTTTATCACGATTATAGTTAGCCCAGAAATCCACCAGAGGAAGCAGCAGATAAACATAAACGCCTACCCGGCTGAAACAGCAGGCTAGCACTAATACTATAAGGTGTGATGCAAAAGTGAGAAGGAGGCGGCGATGATAAAAACGGTGGACCTTTTCAGAAAAATCTCCCCTGACCCAGTGATCCCCCAACTCAATAATCGGAATAGCATTTAAAAAACACATCACCAGCAGATTCACTACACCGAAAAACAAGACAGACAGCAAAGGATTAGCATAAGTAACCAACATTTTAATAGCCAGAGGGAAAAGGGTTAAAAGAGCATGCAGGCCAACATCTGCAACAAAAGCTTCCAGTTTGGTAATGGGAGAGATGAGTGTAAGCTTTGTCCTGCGGTACCAAACATTGATTAAAAGTATAAAGCTGATCAGATAGAGGCTGACTTCTTTCATAAAGCCGGGAAGTTCCTCCGCAGTCTCCGGCGCTGAAATCCCCAAAACCAAGATTGTCATAATGATAGCAATGATAGCATCACTAAGAGTGTCAAAGCGCTCATAAATTTTTTTCATGTTCTCCAAACCTTTCTTGAGTGCCCCTCTATTGTAGCATATAAAGGCCAAAACGTGCCCTCGAAAGAATGAGCATAAAACCTCAGCTCTTTTAGAACAGCAGAAAAGGGGGGCATGAAAAAAGAAAAAAGGGCCCAGGCCCTTTTCCCCTTAAGAGAGTACCTTTTCGAAAATAGCCGCAAAATCAGTGACTAGATCCTCAAAACTTGCTCTGACTTCTTTGCGTGTGGCATTGTTTTTAATTGTAATCTGTCCTGTCTCTACTTCAGTTTCCCCCAAAGTAATAACAGCCGCTGCCCTAAAGCTATCAGCCGACTTGAACTGCGCCTTAATCTTACGTCCCAGATAGTCACGTTCTGCTGAGAAACCCTGCCTGCGAAGAGCCTGAACCAATTCCAAAGCTTTGCCGTTAGCTTTTTTACCCAAAACTGCAATGTAAACATCTAAGTTTTCTTCAACAGGGAGCTCAGTGCCTTGTTTATCAAGAATAAGCAGTAAACGCTCCAGACCAAGACCAAAACCAAAACCAGCGGTTTTAGGTCCTCCAAAATAGTCAACCAAGCCATCATAACGCCCTCCGGCACAGATAGTCAGCTCAGATTTCCCGACTTTGGCCATAAACTCAAAAATCGTGTGATTGTAGTAATCAAGACCGCGTACCATATTCGTGTCAATCACATAAGAGATAGCAAGCCCTTCAAGCATTTCGCACACAGCAGCAAAATGCGCCTGCGACTCTTCATCAAGATAATCAAGAATGGAGGGCGCATGAGCAACTGCAGCCTGATCTTCTTCCTCCTTAGAATCCAGAACACGCAGCGGATTTTCCTCCAAGCGGCGCTGGCTGTCTTTTGACAAGCTGTCACGCATGGGCGTCAAATAATCAATCAAAGCCTGACGGTAAGCTGCACGGCTGGCAGTATTCCCAAGACTGTTAAGATGCAGGGTCACATCCTTAACCCCCAATGCGCTGAAAAGCTGGTAGGCCATAGCAATTGTTTCCACATCAGTTGCCGGATTTTTAGAGCCGAAGCACTCCACCCCGATTTGGTGAAATTCGCGCAGGCGGCCTGCCTGCGGACGTTCATAGCGGAACATCGGGCCCATATAATACATCTTGACCGGTTTTTGCACTTCCGGTGCAAAGAGCTTATTTTCCACATAAGAACGTACAACAGGCGCTGTCCCTTCCGGACGAAGCGTAATGTGGCGCTCTCCCTTATCATAGAAATCATACATCTCTTTGGTCACAATATCAGTTGTGTCGCCGACCGAACGGCTGATAACCTCATAATGTTCAAATATCGGTGTCCTAATTTCGCCATAATGATATTTTTTAAAGGTGTCACGCGCAACTGCCTCAACATACTGCCACTTAGCACTGTCTGCAGGCAGAATATCCTGTGTCCCCTTTGGTTTTTGTAACTGCATAATTAAATTCCTTTACTCCTAGTCCTCTCTATTTTAACATGTTTTTAGAAAATAGCGGAGCTATTTTTCTAAAAAATCTGTCAAGTAACTTTACTTTACAAAAAAGATGTGCTATTATATTAAAGTTGATGAAAATCAAAGAAACCATTTGAAAGGAAGAATAAAGAAAATGGCAGTACCTGCACGTCGCACATCAAAAGCGAAAAAAAATAAACGTCGGACACACTACAAACTGACAGCTCCAGTTGTAAAATTTGACGAAACAACCGGAGACTACTCACGTTCACACCGTGTATCCCTCAAGGGCTACTACAAAGGACGTCAAATCGCCAAAGCTAAAACAGCTGAATAAATAGAAAGGAAACCGTATGCGCGTCAATATAACACTTGAACACAAAGAATCCGGCGAACGCTTGTATCTGACTTCTAAAAACAAACGTAACACTCCGGACCGTCTTCAGCTGAAAAAATACTCACCAAAATTGCGCAAACACGTGATTTTTACTGAAGTGAAATAAAAGATAAAAAAAGCCTATGAAACTATTGTTTCTAGGCTTTTTTCTTAGCCTTAAGACCTGTTCGCTATCGCTGTTTTTAAATCATTTTTATCACTTTTTTATTAGAAATTGTGAATAGAGGCATTCAACATATGCTATAATGAAAAATAGAATTATAGATTTAGATTAGGAAGCCAGCCAAAGATGCAGTACACAGGTGAAACTAAATTTGAAAAACAGTTGATTGCTCAGCTCTCATCAGGTGAAAGTCCATGGACCTATCGGGGTGATTTGAAAACAGAAGCAATGCTTTGGGATAATTTTTTTGCCAAACTAGCGCAAAATAATGTTGCTGTTTTAAATGATGTTCCTCTGACCGAACAGGAAAAAGCTCAGATTAAAAATCAGCTCAACTTTGTCAATTATTATGAAGCCGCCAAATGGCTGGCAGGTGAAAACGGTATCGCCAAGGTTCAAGTCCAACGTGAAGACGTCAGCCTTGGTACGATACGCCTTTCAGTTATTTGGCGCGATAATATTGCAGGCGGAACTTCATCATATGAGATTGTCAATCAGGTGGAACGGCCTAAAATCTCTCCGGCCGACCAAGACAGGCGTTTAGATGTGACGCTCCTCATCAATGGTCTGCCTATGATTCAGATTGAACTCAAAAATCATCAACATCCCTTTATGGATGCCTTTCGCCAAATCGTTAAGTACGATCGAGAAGAAAAATTCCGCGGCATCTATGCCAGCCTGCAAATGTTTGTAGCATCAAACATAACTGAAACCCGCTATATTGCAGCTGCTAAGGAAAACAAGCTCAATGATCAATTTCTGACCAAGTGGGTGGACAAAGATAATCAGCCAGTCATTGACCTTTTCGCTTTTGCCGATCAAGTCCTAACCATCCCGCGTGCCCATCAAATGGTCATGCAATATTCAATTATCGACGATGCTAAGAAGGCCTTGATTCTGCTGCGGCCTTATCAGATTCATGCGATTGAAGCTATTCAAACAGCCAGCAAACGCCAACAATCAGGCTATGTCTGGCACACAACAGGTTCAGGCAAAACCCTGACCTCCTACAAAGTAGCCCGCAATCTTTTGCAGATCCCATCCATTCAAAAGACCATTTTTGTGGTGGACAGACGAGATCTTGACCAGCAAACTACATCAAGCTTTCTCTCCTATGCTGCTAACGATATCGTTGACATTGATGAAACGGACAATACCCAGCAATTAGTGAAACGCCTATCGGCTGATGATAGGCGTGTGGTGGTGACAACCATTCAAAAAATAAACACTATGTTGCGCAAAATAGAAGAAGGCAAATACAAGCGTGAAGCCAGTAAAATCAAACAGCTTCATGTTGCTTTTGTTGTGGATGAATGCCATCGCGCCGTCACCCCTCTGGCTCAAAAAACTATTTCCAAATTTTTTATCAACAGTCTTTGGTATGGCTTTACAGGAACACCGATTTTTGTAGAAAACAAACGCAGGCAACTCGGTGATTTGGCCCAAACAACGCAGCAGCAATACGGTTCACGGCTGCATGAATACACGGTCAAAGAAGCCATTCATGATAAAGCAGTTCTAGGCTTTCGTATTGACTATAAAAACACCTTGATTACCGACAGGCCAGAAGAAGATATTCCCGATGAGATCTATGAATCTGAAGACCACATGCTGACAGTCTTGGACGCTATCATCAATCAATCCCGAGGCCAACTGGGCTTTCAAAATGGTGTCGGAAAGACTTATGCTGCGATTTTGACAGTCAAATCCATTGCCATGGCGCAGAAATATTATGACCTCATTAAGCGGGTCAAGGAAGGGAAAACGTCCGTTACCATTTCAGAGCGTGTGAAACAGGTCCTGCCTGATTTTCCCAAGGTGACCATCACCTACTCTGTGACGGAAAATAATGAGGATTCGACCCTCAACCAAGACAAGATGAAGCTTGCCATTGATGATTATAACCAAAACTTTGGTACCCACTATACTATATCTGAACTTAGGGCCTTCAACAGCGATGTCAATGACCGCTTAGCCCGTAAGAAAGATAAGTACCTCTTTCGTGAGGAGCAGCTGGATCTGGTTATCGTGGTCAACCGTCTCTTAACAGGTTTTGATGCGCCTTGCCTCTCGACCATTTTCATCGACCGCAAACCCATGCAGCCTCAAGATTTAATACAGGCCTTTAGCCGAACCAATCGTATCTTTGATGGCCCCAAAAAGTACGGGCAAATCATCACCTTCCAGACACCTCATCTTTTCAAGGATGCTGTAGACAATGCCCTACGCCTGTATTCCAATGGCGGCGAAAATGATGTCCTGGCCCCTGAATGGCCGGAAGAGCGCGCTAACTTTGATGAAAAATTAGCCAATCTCCGAACTCATATCTCGGATGAACCCGATTTAGGTATCGATATCGCCAACGCCAGCACTGAGCTGCTCAAGAAATTTGCCAAAGCGTATCAGGAATTTGACAAATACTTTGCCTCCATCCAAGTTTATTCAGAATATAATCAAGAGCAAGTCTTTGCGGAAACAGGCCTGAATCAAGAGCTCATCGAAAGTTACACTGGCACTTACCAAAATGTCATTGACGAAATCAGGCGCCGCAGAGAAGACGGGGACAACGGGGATGAACCGATTGATGTTATGTATGAATTAGAATCTGTCCATGTCGATGATATCAATTACGAGTATATTATTTCTCTGATACAAGCCTTCATTCCTCAATCAGACGGGGAAAGCAAAGAGCTGAGCGCTAAGGATATTGAAACTGTGGACAGCTATATCGCTAATCTCTCCAAGACCAATTCAGGGCTGGCCCAAATCATTGCTAACCTTTGGTTGGAAATTCAGATGGACCCTGAAAGTTATCGCGGCAAATCTATTGCCAATATCCTAGACCAAATGATTGAATCAGTTATTGACAATGAGGTCCGCAAACTGGCTAAGAAATGGTATATGGGCTACGATCAGCTTCTCTATCTGGTTAAGCACTACCGCAAAGGATCCGATAAGCAGCTGGGAGAAAGCGAACTCAGCAACAGCCAGCGCTACAAAGATTACAAAACGGAAGTGGCCGAAGCACTCAACCCCCTCAAATACAAAATCCAAATCAAAAAAGACTACACCAAACTCATCGAAGAAGTCATCGAACCACTGAGAGGGAGAAGGTAACTCAAGGTACAAAGGCTACTCAAAGGGAAATAGGAAAGTTGACGCTGATGCAGCAGGCATCTAGGAGATATTATCTTTTTATACAGAGACGTAGGCCAGTTCGATTTTGAGCTACAAAGGGTGTAAAAAGCGATTAGGATTTCAGAAAGACAGCGACGTGTATTTGTACACAAGGTGTCTTGTCTAAACCTCGGGCTTTTA
It includes:
- the aspS gene encoding aspartate--tRNA ligase, with protein sequence MERSMYAGRVRSKHIGRQITLKGWVNRRRDLGGLIFIDLRDREGLMQLVVNPKEAPAAVVAEAEKLRSEFVIEVTGTVEAREQTNDNLPTGSVELKVEALTILSEARTTPFEIKDGVDVSDDNRLRYRYLDLRRPEMLENFKLRARVTHSIRNYLDSLEFLDVETPMLTRSTPEGARDYLVPSRVSQGHFYALPQSPQIIKQLLMNAGFDRYYQIVKCFRDEDLRGDRQPEFTQVDLETSFLTEEEIQEITEGMIAKVMKDVKGIDVALPFPRMTYDDAMNQYGSDKPDTRFDMLLQDVTELVKGLDFKVFSEAPAIKAIVVRDKADQYSRKDIDKLTGFAKQFGAKGLAWVKSADGSFIGPIAKFLSPVKDKLTAALQLADNDLVLFVADKLNIVNDTLGALRVRIAKELDMVDKSKFNFLWVIDWPMFEWSEEEGRYMSAHHPFTLPTEESAQELEGDLAKVRAVAYDIVLNGYELGGGSLRINQKDMQERMFKALGFSEESFRQQFGFLLEAMDYGFPPHGGLAIGLDRFVMLLAGKDNIREVIAFPKNNRAADPLTQAPSSVSEDQLKELALNINHHEDE
- a CDS encoding TMEM175 family protein is translated as MKKIYERFDTLSDAIIAIIMTILVLGISAPETAEELPGFMKEVSLYLISFILLINVWYRRTKLTLISPITKLEAFVADVGLHALLTLFPLAIKMLVTYANPLLSVLFFGVVNLLVMCFLNAIPIIELGDHWVRGDFSEKVHRFYHRRLLLTFASHLIVLVLACCFSRVGVYVYLLLPLVDFWANYNRDKRLNTILNNKEELRQVLSKKLRLQKEKS
- the hisS gene encoding histidine--tRNA ligase → MQLQKPKGTQDILPADSAKWQYVEAVARDTFKKYHYGEIRTPIFEHYEVISRSVGDTTDIVTKEMYDFYDKGERHITLRPEGTAPVVRSYVENKLFAPEVQKPVKMYYMGPMFRYERPQAGRLREFHQIGVECFGSKNPATDVETIAMAYQLFSALGVKDVTLHLNSLGNTASRAAYRQALIDYLTPMRDSLSKDSQRRLEENPLRVLDSKEEEDQAAVAHAPSILDYLDEESQAHFAAVCEMLEGLAISYVIDTNMVRGLDYYNHTIFEFMAKVGKSELTICAGGRYDGLVDYFGGPKTAGFGFGLGLERLLLILDKQGTELPVEENLDVYIAVLGKKANGKALELVQALRRQGFSAERDYLGRKIKAQFKSADSFRAAAVITLGETEVETGQITIKNNATRKEVRASFEDLVTDFAAIFEKVLS
- the rpmF gene encoding 50S ribosomal protein L32, translated to MAVPARRTSKAKKNKRRTHYKLTAPVVKFDETTGDYSRSHRVSLKGYYKGRQIAKAKTAE
- the rpmG gene encoding 50S ribosomal protein L33; translated protein: MRVNITLEHKESGERLYLTSKNKRNTPDRLQLKKYSPKLRKHVIFTEVK
- a CDS encoding type I restriction endonuclease subunit R, translating into MQYTGETKFEKQLIAQLSSGESPWTYRGDLKTEAMLWDNFFAKLAQNNVAVLNDVPLTEQEKAQIKNQLNFVNYYEAAKWLAGENGIAKVQVQREDVSLGTIRLSVIWRDNIAGGTSSYEIVNQVERPKISPADQDRRLDVTLLINGLPMIQIELKNHQHPFMDAFRQIVKYDREEKFRGIYASLQMFVASNITETRYIAAAKENKLNDQFLTKWVDKDNQPVIDLFAFADQVLTIPRAHQMVMQYSIIDDAKKALILLRPYQIHAIEAIQTASKRQQSGYVWHTTGSGKTLTSYKVARNLLQIPSIQKTIFVVDRRDLDQQTTSSFLSYAANDIVDIDETDNTQQLVKRLSADDRRVVVTTIQKINTMLRKIEEGKYKREASKIKQLHVAFVVDECHRAVTPLAQKTISKFFINSLWYGFTGTPIFVENKRRQLGDLAQTTQQQYGSRLHEYTVKEAIHDKAVLGFRIDYKNTLITDRPEEDIPDEIYESEDHMLTVLDAIINQSRGQLGFQNGVGKTYAAILTVKSIAMAQKYYDLIKRVKEGKTSVTISERVKQVLPDFPKVTITYSVTENNEDSTLNQDKMKLAIDDYNQNFGTHYTISELRAFNSDVNDRLARKKDKYLFREEQLDLVIVVNRLLTGFDAPCLSTIFIDRKPMQPQDLIQAFSRTNRIFDGPKKYGQIITFQTPHLFKDAVDNALRLYSNGGENDVLAPEWPEERANFDEKLANLRTHISDEPDLGIDIANASTELLKKFAKAYQEFDKYFASIQVYSEYNQEQVFAETGLNQELIESYTGTYQNVIDEIRRRREDGDNGDEPIDVMYELESVHVDDINYEYIISLIQAFIPQSDGESKELSAKDIETVDSYIANLSKTNSGLAQIIANLWLEIQMDPESYRGKSIANILDQMIESVIDNEVRKLAKKWYMGYDQLLYLVKHYRKGSDKQLGESELSNSQRYKDYKTEVAEALNPLKYKIQIKKDYTKLIEEVIEPLRGRR